From the genome of Malus sylvestris chromosome 13, drMalSylv7.2, whole genome shotgun sequence:
TACCATTTATTAACTCTTTCAGACAGAAGACATGATAAAGTCCAGTTTAATTAGTTAGTCATGTGCTGCCCGAACCACTGCAGATCACATGGCATAAACTTCAGTATTAACTGAGGACTAGATTAGCCAAATCTCAGGAACAGCCCAGTTTTCTGTTAGTTTTGCTGTGCATAATAGAAAAATGACTAATGATTAGGATAATATGTTAGTTTAAATGGTTTTTGCATGCCATTTTTCTCTATTTTGCACACACCAGACTTTTCAACCCTCGATTcttctttgatttattcaatccaatgaGTCAATGACAGAAAAATAAGGCCAAGGATGCTATCAGTTCATTTCATACACATAGCATATGATATTTACAAAACCCTATTGTTTTttggaagtgttattggcactccaaaaatcttattctacactcctcacaagtgtatttttctttccaaatatagaaagtttgcaGTGttgaataagatttttgaagtgccaataacaattcccttgtTTTTCTCTTGTTGAAGTGTACGCTACGGTATGAGGCAAAAACTTACAAGTTAGCTTAGGGATCAAGGAGCACATCAAAGGGGAATGCCCCAAACCACTGACTGGATGAGGTAGGGCCCCTACCATAGGGGCAAACAACCATAACTCAGCTAGATTTCATCTCAATATCTGATTCACTCTCCTCCGGGTTTGCATCAGGATGATCCGGCGGAAGGAGGCCAAGGAGTGGTAAAGGCAACAAGGAGCTGAGATTGCAGATGATGATCAAAAGGGACAAGTTATCATATTGGTCCTTGGTTACACCTAAGAGTTGGGTCAGACCAGCGCCCATCAGCCCCCCAAGAACACTCCCAGCATTTGAAATGGACATGAGGGTTGCGAAAAGTGTGGCTTCCACTCCCTCCGGGCATAATCTAGCAGCCAGCACAAGAACAGGCATGAAAGAAGCCTGCAACGAAAATTAGGAATTAGTTTTGCAGTACAGCCGTTCACAGAATCAGTTCTCTGCACAAGCAATAGAAATATTTCCTGTCATGCATGTGGTACAATTAGATTCGAAATATCAAAAACAATACATTGTTACAAGCTTAGTTTTTCGAAGAGTAATTTCATCAGTTAAATTTATCGGTTTATCTATTTCTAAGAAAGGTTTGAAGCTGCGTTTGACTAAATTTTCAAGGCACACTCAAAATGCATGCATCCAAGGAACTACATTCTTTTAACAAATTACAGGGCACAGCAACCAATACACCTGTTTTAATAGTGTACCTGACTGAGAACTGTTATGACCAAAGAATCTCCAATTGAAAACCACTCATCGCTTATCCCGAATTTTCGGTTTAATCCAGTAACAAGGAGAACCTGAGACATAAGATCAATAATAATTACACCTGAATTTCATTTGACACAGTTAAGTCAGGGAGCCTTAAGAAAATAACTCGTATCACAAACCTGAGTCAACCCAATAGCTGAACCAAAAACAGTTGTTACTACAAATGTCTTCCGCAATGGAACAGTTTTCAAAAATCCATTATACAGTCCAACCCCAAGCAATGATGCTACAGAGGTAACAAGCTTGACACGTCCTAAGAACTCTGGGGTAAAACCAAGTTTATTTGTGCTGAAAGCCAAGGAAATATAAAAGCCCTAGTTAAGATTGGAAACATTTACTGAAACAAATTGAAAGCGGCCATGAACACCTGTAGCTTTTGCAAAGTAAAGGATAATGACCATGCTCATAAATTGCACGTACGTGAAGTAAAACATTGCAGACTCTGAGTGAGGGGTTGCCTGCCACAGGAAAATAAATAACGTGGGAAAAAATACATTGGGTTGCCTAACAGCATCCCATAACTGAAGAACATTCTGTTTCCAGCTATCAAGCAAGTTATGACCAGCCAGAGGAAAATTTGGCCCCTTCGAGGCACCAATCACAGGCTGCTCATTCACAAGAATAGAAACTGCAGATGTCATCAGTGGTAGCAAAGCCGTGAGACCAAAAACAAACCTGAAACATCAAcaatttgaaaaacaaacaaaagaccACATCAGATGATTATCAGCAATAGGACCCTACATTCTGAACAGCAAACTTTGTGCACCTTACACCGTAAGCATCCACCAAGGAGCCGCTAAAATAGGAACTCACG
Proteins encoded in this window:
- the LOC126597719 gene encoding folate-biopterin transporter 1, chloroplastic-like; this encodes MESLTFCAISILPSGNPILSSASFAPPPPLHFVPRIRRKPCTVLSGAHRRTRLRRRARQKLPPVNDMSVAVPMPSSPRRLDLDHESFLDSRISAGERDVLITDREKEECMPSPSKTKHRTSSVKIFGVELCPDNVAVAMVYFVQGVLGLARLAVSFYLKDDLHLDPAETAVITGFSSLPWLIKPIYGFISDSVPLFGYRRRSYLILSGLLGAVSWSLMATVVDNKFSVAFCIILGSLSVAFSDVVVDSMVVERARGESQSMSGSLQSLCWGSSAFGGIVSSYFSGSLVDAYGVRFVFGLTALLPLMTSAVSILVNEQPVIGASKGPNFPLAGHNLLDSWKQNVLQLWDAVRQPNVFFPTLFIFLWQATPHSESAMFYFTTNKLGFTPEFLGRVKLVTSVASLLGVGLYNGFLKTVPLRKTFVVTTVFGSAIGLTQVLLVTGLNRKFGISDEWFSIGDSLVITVLSQASFMPVLVLAARLCPEGVEATLFATLMSISNAGSVLGGLMGAGLTQLLGVTKDQYDNLSLLIIICNLSSLLPLPLLGLLPPDHPDANPEESESDIEMKSS